From the genome of Alphaproteobacteria bacterium:
GGCGTTCCAGGTGACACCGTACCAGTAATCGAGCAGGTGGGTGACGTTGAAGAGCTGCGGCGTGCCGATCAGTTCGGGCGTCTCCTTCTCGTAGCGCTTCAGCTGCATCACGCCCCGGTCGATGGCGTCGCCATCCTTGGGGTTCTTGTGCTCGACGATGCAGACGGGCACCCCGTTGATGACGAACATCACATCCGCCCGGTTGCTCTTGCGCGCCGGCGGCTTAAGCTTCCATTCCCAGGTGACGTGAAAGACGTTCTCGCCCGGATGCTCGAAGTCGATGAGCTGGACGTGGCGATGTCGCTTCTCGCCTTCGTCGTACCATTGCCGCTCGCCGCGCAGCCAGGCGAGCATGTCGCGATTGCCTTCGATGGTCGGCGGGATCGCCTCCAGCTTCTCGATCACCTGGCGGATGGCGTCGGCAGTCATCCACGGATTGAACCTGGCGAGCGCCGCCTCCAGTTCATCGCGCAGCATCATGCCGGCTTCGCCGCCGCGCTTCTGCTTCGCCACCTCGGGTGTGATCGGCGTCCAGCCAATGCTTGCGGCGTGATCCACCATCGGGAACTGGACGGTGCCCGCTTCACTGATCTTGAGTTCGCTCATGCCGCCACCTCCGCCACCGGCTTGGCATCCAGCGCCGAGAAGTCGAGGTCGGCGACGCGGATTTCGCCGGTCATCAGCTTGTGCAGCAGCGCCTTGAAGAGGTCGTCGAGCACACCTCGCTTGCGGCGGTGCAGATCGATCTTCCGGTCGATGGCGTCGAGGACAGCAACGATCTCATTCTGCTCAGCCTTTTCAGGTGGGAAGCAGATGGAAAGTCCTCGGACAATCTCGAGATTGAGGTTCTGCTGCTGTCCGCCATGAGCAAGCTGGCGGATTTCCTCATACCGAGACACCAAGAAATGGTAGAGGAACCTCGTTTCGATTGCGCCACTAGATGGCCTGATCGCGGCACAGGCCTGATTGCAGGCAGCTTCGATTCCTAGAATAGCAACTTTGCCCCGCGTTACCCCTTGACCATACATTGCCATAAGCAGCGTGCCGGGTGGCAAGAGCTTCGCCGCGGATCCGATGAGGCCGGCGGGCGTGATATGCTCTTCAGTCTCGCGAATGACGCAGTAGTTGACTTCGGTCGTCTTTGCCCACGGAATCTCGCCACCGTGCCAGAAGGTCGGGTTGCGACGTGACGGGGTACCTCCGGAGACAACGGAGAAGTGGGTGCCAAGCGATCCGAGCTCCCAACTCTCCGGCACAGGGCCGATCTCGGTTTCCTTCTGCGCCTCGCCCCGCAGGCCCTTCGTGAACAGTGTATACATCGCTGCGCGCTTGAGATCCTGGGCGATGGCCAGTCCATTATCCTGCAACTGGATGGCCTGACGCACGAGGTCCAGAACGTCAGCAATATGCTTCGGCTCATCGTCTGGCGGGAGCCAGATTTCGATACGGTCGATCTTCTCTTGATTGAGCGTGTTGCCCTTCACCTGCCGATCTTGGAGACCGTCATAGTCAACTTGCGCCAGAAAATAACCCAGAAACCGCTGGTCAATCCCATTGCGCGGGAAAATTGCGATGATCGCCTCATTGTGGCAGGCATCAACACCGAGGGTCGCCATTCGGCCGATGGTGAGCTTGAAGCTCATGATCAGCGTCCCTGCGGGCACGGTCTTGCCGCGAAACACCTCTCGAAAGGCCACTTGACTGATCTTTTCCTTGGTCGCTGTGACGGTGCCGAACTCCGTCATGTCAGAAATCGCGACCCACGGAACGCCATCGCCGGCGCCCTGCCAAAAGACAGGGTTCGCACGAGCCGGAGTTCGGCCTGCCTTGTAGTCCGCAAGACCTGAAAACGGGATTGCCTGCCATCCGTCCGGGATCATTTCCGCCCCTCCAGCGGGGCAAGCATCTTGGCGAGCTTGGTGTCAATCTCACGCGCGGTATCGTCCAGCTTGAATAGGTCGGCGATAATCTCCGCGATCGGTCGCTGGTCCTGTTCATTAGCACTGCCAACCCACCGGCTAGGGCTGAGGTTGTAATCCGCCTCGGCCGCCTGCTCGCGTGTGATGACGGCGATCTCGCCCTCGACCGGCTTGCCTTTGAGGTAGGCCGCCGCGAGCGGGCGGATAGCGTCGTCGGGGATGAAGTTCTTGGGCCGCCCCTTCTGCACGTGGCGCGAGGCGTTCAAGAGCACGATCTTGTCCTTGCGCACGGCGGGCTTGCGCTTCGACAGCACGACGATCACGCCGGCGGCGCTGGTGTTGTAGAACAGGTTGTCCGGCAGCAGGATCACGCCGTCGATCAGGTCGTGCTCGACGAACCACCTGCGGATGTTCCGTTCCTTGTCCTCGTTCTTGCTCCCCGATCCGCGCGTCACCGCGCCGGTGTCGAGAACGACCGCCGCCCGTCCACGGTCGCCGAGGCAGGCCATCGTGTGCTGGAGCCATGCCCAATCCCCCTTGCCCGTGGTCGCGCCGCCCTGTGTACGGAACCGGTCGAATGGGTCGTCGGCAAAGATGTCCGGGTTGAACGACTGGTTCCACATCGGGTTGGCGACGACGATGTCGTAGGTGCGGATATTGCTGTCCGGCGTCTTGAACTTCGGATTGATCATCGTGTCGCCGCGCGCCATCTCGACGCTCATGTCGTGGATGATCGCGTTCATCTGGGCGACGGCGTAGCTCTCGGCGGTCAGTTCCTGGGCGTAGAGCCGGAGCGGCACCTTGCTGGTGGGGTCGAGCTCGCGCGCGACCAGCTGCAGCTTAACCAGCAGGCCAGCCGAGCCGCAGGCGTAGTCGTGGCATTCCTCGCCGGGCTTCGGGCGCATGATCTGCGCCATCAGAAACCCGACCTCGGTCGGCGTGAAGAACTCCCCGGCGCTCTGGCCCGATCCTTCAGCGAATTTCCGCAGTAGGTACTCGTAGGCGCGGCCCAGGAAATCCGGCTGCACGTCGGCGAGGCCGAGGCGATAGCGCGGATCGGAGAAGGTCTCAACCACCTCGCGCAGCTTGGCGGGATTGATGTCGCGCTCGCCATTCCGCTCCGCTGCGAAGTCCACGACGTCGATGACGCCAGACAAGGACGGGTTCTGCCGCACCACGGCTCGAACCGCCTTAGTCAGATGCTCGCCGATGTCCTTGGGCCGGGTGGGGCGTCCCTGCTCATCGTTCGGCCAATCATACGGCTCGCGTCCGCTGATCACGGACCAGCGCGCTTCGGGCGGCAGGTAGAAGCGCAGGAGAGCGTGATCTTCCTCCGCGATCTCCAGCGCGGTTTCGCGGTCGCCATATTCCTCGGCCAAGCGCGCGATCTCGTCGTCGAATACATCGGACAGGCGCTTGAGGAACAGAAGCGGCAGCAGGAAGTCCTTGAACTTGGCCGCGTCCTTCTCTCCCCGGATCGAGCAGGCCGCATCCCACAGCATCTGCTCCATGGACTTGGTGGACGGTGCAGTTCCACCCACCCGCCGACGGCGAGTAACATCGGCCGCCGGGCCAGGCGATTCGGCGGTGTCCTCGATGGGCTCAACGCCGGCGTCGCGGGCGAGGGCCGAAATGGTCTCGCGGGCGGCCTTCTGGGGCATAGTGGTCCCTCCCTCCCAGCGGTTGACTGTGGCGAACGATACGCCCAACCGCTCGGCAAGCTGCTCCTGGGTTAGGTCCAACTTGGCCCGGATAGTGCGGAGGGTAGCGGCAAAGGCTTGCTTTTTTGTCATATTTGATATATTTGCTATATCGCATAGATTGTCAATGCGATTCGTGAGATGGGATTGGAGCAGCAGCACCCGATGGACAACTCAGGCTCGGGAAAGCCTTGCCGAGTTCTGGCCCTAGACGGCGGGGGCGCCAAGGGGTTCTACACGCTCGGCGCCCTGAAGGAGATCGAGGGGCTCGTCGGCTGTCGTCTCTGCGAGAGGTTCGACCTGATCTACGGGACTTCGACCGGCGCCATCATCGCGGCGCTGCTCGGGCTCGGAAAGTCAGTCGACGAAATCGAGAAGCTCTACCGCACGCACGTCGTCGCGGTGATGTCCCGCTGGCTACCGCGCAACAAGAGCGGCGCGCTCGAGGCGCTCGCGGCCCGGGTCTTTGGCGAGCTGAAGTTCGATGCGTTCAAGACCGACATGGGCATCGTCGGCACGCGCTGGTCGGAAGAGCGGCCGATCATCTTTAAGACAAACCGGCGGCAGGCATTCCTCGGCAAGTCGACCTTCGAGCCGGGCTTCGGCTGCACCATCAGCGACGCGGTGGTCGGGTCCTGCTCGGCGTATCCGTTCTTCAAGAAGAAGTTTGTCACCACGAGCCGCGGCGAGCGCATCGAAGTCCGTGATGGCGGCTTCGTGGCAAACAACCCGACCCTCTACGCCATCGTCGACGCGACGGAGTCGATGGGCTTCGCGCGCAAGGAGGTGCGCGTGGTGAGCATCGGCGTCGGCGAGTATCCCGCGCCGAAGCTCCCGGCATGGAACCTGCGAAAGTGGCTGAGCAAGCTCCCCTCCATGGTCTTTCTCCAGAAGACGATGGAGATAAGTACGCAGTCGATGGACCAACTCCGGAAAGTGCTCTTCCGTGAGGTCCCAACCATCCGCATCCATAACAAGTACACGCAGCCGGAGCTTGCGACGGACATGCTTGAAGTGGACGTGGAGAAGCTTGGCCTGCTGTGGCAGCGCGGGCGCGATTCTGCTCGGGATCTGGAGGCCGATTTGAAGAAATTCTTGCTGTAGGGAGAGTATGGTGGCGATCGCGGAAAAGCAGCTTGAGACGTGGGCGAAGCAGGGCCCGACGGGTCAGTTCACCGGCACCTACAACATCATTCGCGGGCACTTGCTGGACGCGGGTGCGCCGTACCCAATCGCCGATACTGAAGTTTTTCTTCAGGGTTCATACGGCAACGACACGAACGTCTACGCCGACAGCGATGTGGACATCGTGCTTAGGCACACTGGAGCCTACTACTTCGATCTAAGCCAACTTTCGCCAGAGCATAAGGCAAACTTTGAACGCGCGTCGGGAGGCGGGGTTCAGTACGACTACGAGCAGTTTAAGGCGCACGCCGAAGGATACATCAAGCGCCTTTACAATGGTGTCCAAGTCAGAAAGGCCGTGTTCGTTCCAGGTAACAACGGACGCCGTAATGCGGACATTCTCGTCTGCCAGCAGTTCCGCCGTTATATTGCTTACGAACCTCGCGATATACGCTATCACGAAGGCGTGGCGTTCTTCTCCGGCGGAAATCGCATCGACAACTTCCCTAAACAGCACTCGGCGAACTGCACCTCGAAGCACCAAGCGACCAACGGAAACTTCAAGCCGATGGTCCGCGTCTTCAAGAAAATGCGGAACACGATGATTGAGAAGGGCTACCTCACCGACGGCGTGGCCCCCTCGTATTTCATCGAAGGGATGCTCTGGAACGTCCCGGCCGACAATTTCACTGGCGACTACGGGGATATGTTCGTCGCCTGCTACAACTGGATTGTAAATGCCGACGCGTCGAACCTCGCTTGCGCGAATGACCTTTACTGGCTTGTGCGCGACAATTCGTCGGTGTGCTGGCCTACGGCGAACTTCGCGACCTTCACCGCCGCGCTCAAAAAGTACTGGGAGAGTTGATCGCCCAGGCTACTCATAGCAGTTTGGGCGCATTGTTCTCACCCAAGCAGCGCGCGTAATCCTTCTCGCTCGTGAGAGTCCAGGTTTGAGATATTCGCAGCCGCACGGCGGGCCGAGGCCGTCGCGTCGCCAGTTCGTCCCAGGCGTTTCTCGACCTGCGCTTTCAGATACCATGCCCGTGCGTATCCTTCGTCGATAAGCACGGCTTTGGTTAGTTCCTTGATGGCGGCGTCTTCAGAGTCGGTCAACAGCAGCGCCACCGCAAGGTTGTAGAGAGTGAGCGGTTGCTCCGGGAAAAGCTCAGTCGACCGACGCAGATGCGTCGCGGCCCGGTCATTGTCTTTTAATTGCATATAGGCCGTTCCCGCGCTTGCGTGATAGCTGGAATTTTCGGGTTCAAGCGCGCAAGCGCGCCCAAAATAGCCGGCTGCTTTCTCTATCCGACCATTCTCGTTCTCCATGTCACCCAGCCGGCTGTAGGCCAACGCGTTCTGGGGGTCTGCCTTGATTGCCCGCTGAAAAGAGTCGATAGCAGATTGCCTGTCATCCAAACGAAGATGAGCATTCCCCATATTCACCAGCATGATGGATCGGGAGTCAGGCTCGGCAGCGGCAATGGCTTGAAATAGGTCTATCGCTTTCCTCGCGTGGCTGTGTTCGGCCATATGCGCAGCTATCTTGTTGAGTGCTTCGACATTGCCTTTGAAAAGATGAATTCCGAGCTGGTATTCGGTGTCGGCTGCCGCAAGGTCTTTCTGCTCGGTAAATAGCGATGCAAGCGCTAGGCGCGCGTCAAGCGCCAGCGGATTGATGCGCAGGCACGTACTGAAAGCATTCGCACCTTCGGCAGGCTTTCCTAAACTCCACAATGCGCGCCCGTGATAGTCGTGCGCCCGCCAGTCCTGTGGGTCGGCGGCAAGCACTTTTTCTACAGCGCGGAGCGCGCCGCGATTGTTTCCTTCCGCGCCCATCACGCGCGCGCGCAATAGCAGCGCATCGAGATTGGACGGGTGACGAGAAAGCACGCGGTCAAGCGCGGCGCGAGCCTGCGCCGTATTACCAATGTTCAGCCATGCCAATGCGAGTCCCGTCAACGGCGCATCGGTGTCCGGAGTTAGACGATGAGCGGACTCATAGGCGCGCAACGCCTGTCTGAATTGTCCGCGATGAATCAGGGCCTCCCCCTGTGCCACCAGAGCTTCCGGCGAATCCGGCTTGTGCTTCACCGCCTGCTCAACAATACGCAACGCCCGTTCATAGCGCCCGAGGACAAGGTAGGATCGCCCCCGGTTTACGTATTCCTCTAGGCTTCCGCGAAATCCGGGGGCGACAATGAAATCCATTGCTCCGACACCCGCAGCCTTCGCCGCGCTTTTGATTGCTTCGCGCAAAGCGGGGAAGTCGGGATAACGCCGCTCCGGGTCGGGCGCGAGACAGCGGCGAATGACTTCAAAGTACGGCGAGTCGACCCGCCTCACCGCATAAGCATGCGCCTTCTTGAGAATCGCGTGCTGGTACTCCATGAGATCACCACCGACACTGACCTCATACGGTGGAGCAAGCGACCTGGCTGCCAATTGCCACAGTGTCACGCCAAAACTAAACATGTCGCTTTGCGGTGATGCCTTGCCTCCCGCGAACAGTTCAGGGGCGATGTATCCCGGCGTCCCGCAGGTCTGGCGACCGTCCGCGGATTTCAGCCATTGTAGTTGCGACACCCGTTTGGGCGTGTCGTCAAAAACCGCAGGATGGTGGCTTGCGGCTAGCGCGAGGCCGAAGTCCGCCACCTTAAGAAATGGGCTGGAGCCCACCAGCAGGTTTCCGGGTTTAATGTCCCGGTGCGCCGCCACCCCGCATGCTAAGGCATGTTCCATTCCCACACAGAACTGTACCGACCACACCCCGATGAGGCGGTCATTGTAGTCCTGGGTTCTGGCAATGCGGTCCTGAAGCGTCGTACAGCCGGACTCAGGAGCCACAAACTCCATCAGTAAGATGATGTCCCGCCCGTCTTCCCGCACGTCGAATAGCCGAACGACCATAGAGTGGTTGCCGAGATTCAGCAGTGAGAGCGCCTCCCGCCGAAAACCGACCAGATCGGCAT
Proteins encoded in this window:
- a CDS encoding patatin-like phospholipase family protein codes for the protein MGLEQQHPMDNSGSGKPCRVLALDGGGAKGFYTLGALKEIEGLVGCRLCERFDLIYGTSTGAIIAALLGLGKSVDEIEKLYRTHVVAVMSRWLPRNKSGALEALAARVFGELKFDAFKTDMGIVGTRWSEERPIIFKTNRRQAFLGKSTFEPGFGCTISDAVVGSCSAYPFFKKKFVTTSRGERIEVRDGGFVANNPTLYAIVDATESMGFARKEVRVVSIGVGEYPAPKLPAWNLRKWLSKLPSMVFLQKTMEISTQSMDQLRKVLFREVPTIRIHNKYTQPELATDMLEVDVEKLGLLWQRGRDSARDLEADLKKFLL
- a CDS encoding N-6 DNA methylase, whose amino-acid sequence is MTKKQAFAATLRTIRAKLDLTQEQLAERLGVSFATVNRWEGGTTMPQKAARETISALARDAGVEPIEDTAESPGPAADVTRRRRVGGTAPSTKSMEQMLWDAACSIRGEKDAAKFKDFLLPLLFLKRLSDVFDDEIARLAEEYGDRETALEIAEEDHALLRFYLPPEARWSVISGREPYDWPNDEQGRPTRPKDIGEHLTKAVRAVVRQNPSLSGVIDVVDFAAERNGERDINPAKLREVVETFSDPRYRLGLADVQPDFLGRAYEYLLRKFAEGSGQSAGEFFTPTEVGFLMAQIMRPKPGEECHDYACGSAGLLVKLQLVARELDPTSKVPLRLYAQELTAESYAVAQMNAIIHDMSVEMARGDTMINPKFKTPDSNIRTYDIVVANPMWNQSFNPDIFADDPFDRFRTQGGATTGKGDWAWLQHTMACLGDRGRAAVVLDTGAVTRGSGSKNEDKERNIRRWFVEHDLIDGVILLPDNLFYNTSAAGVIVVLSKRKPAVRKDKIVLLNASRHVQKGRPKNFIPDDAIRPLAAAYLKGKPVEGEIAVITREQAAEADYNLSPSRWVGSANEQDQRPIAEIIADLFKLDDTAREIDTKLAKMLAPLEGRK
- a CDS encoding restriction endonuclease subunit S, coding for MIPDGWQAIPFSGLADYKAGRTPARANPVFWQGAGDGVPWVAISDMTEFGTVTATKEKISQVAFREVFRGKTVPAGTLIMSFKLTIGRMATLGVDACHNEAIIAIFPRNGIDQRFLGYFLAQVDYDGLQDRQVKGNTLNQEKIDRIEIWLPPDDEPKHIADVLDLVRQAIQLQDNGLAIAQDLKRAAMYTLFTKGLRGEAQKETEIGPVPESWELGSLGTHFSVVSGGTPSRRNPTFWHGGEIPWAKTTEVNYCVIRETEEHITPAGLIGSAAKLLPPGTLLMAMYGQGVTRGKVAILGIEAACNQACAAIRPSSGAIETRFLYHFLVSRYEEIRQLAHGGQQQNLNLEIVRGLSICFPPEKAEQNEIVAVLDAIDRKIDLHRRKRGVLDDLFKALLHKLMTGEIRVADLDFSALDAKPVAEVAA
- a CDS encoding tetratricopeptide repeat protein — translated: MCVPGDVLCDDYVVRLLLGQGGMGEVYLVEHVSSGDLRAAKVMRIRSGATDADLVGFRREALSLLNLGNHSMVVRLFDVREDGRDIILLMEFVAPESGCTTLQDRIARTQDYNDRLIGVWSVQFCVGMEHALACGVAAHRDIKPGNLLVGSSPFLKVADFGLALAASHHPAVFDDTPKRVSQLQWLKSADGRQTCGTPGYIAPELFAGGKASPQSDMFSFGVTLWQLAARSLAPPYEVSVGGDLMEYQHAILKKAHAYAVRRVDSPYFEVIRRCLAPDPERRYPDFPALREAIKSAAKAAGVGAMDFIVAPGFRGSLEEYVNRGRSYLVLGRYERALRIVEQAVKHKPDSPEALVAQGEALIHRGQFRQALRAYESAHRLTPDTDAPLTGLALAWLNIGNTAQARAALDRVLSRHPSNLDALLLRARVMGAEGNNRGALRAVEKVLAADPQDWRAHDYHGRALWSLGKPAEGANAFSTCLRINPLALDARLALASLFTEQKDLAAADTEYQLGIHLFKGNVEALNKIAAHMAEHSHARKAIDLFQAIAAAEPDSRSIMLVNMGNAHLRLDDRQSAIDSFQRAIKADPQNALAYSRLGDMENENGRIEKAAGYFGRACALEPENSSYHASAGTAYMQLKDNDRAATHLRRSTELFPEQPLTLYNLAVALLLTDSEDAAIKELTKAVLIDEGYARAWYLKAQVEKRLGRTGDATASARRAAANISNLDSHEREGLRALLG
- a CDS encoding nucleotidyltransferase, whose protein sequence is MAIAEKQLETWAKQGPTGQFTGTYNIIRGHLLDAGAPYPIADTEVFLQGSYGNDTNVYADSDVDIVLRHTGAYYFDLSQLSPEHKANFERASGGGVQYDYEQFKAHAEGYIKRLYNGVQVRKAVFVPGNNGRRNADILVCQQFRRYIAYEPRDIRYHEGVAFFSGGNRIDNFPKQHSANCTSKHQATNGNFKPMVRVFKKMRNTMIEKGYLTDGVAPSYFIEGMLWNVPADNFTGDYGDMFVACYNWIVNADASNLACANDLYWLVRDNSSVCWPTANFATFTAALKKYWES